In Gadus morhua chromosome 2, gadMor3.0, whole genome shotgun sequence, the DNA window AATGCACATCACGCAGCTCCATTGAAAATTGCATAGACCTAGTCCTAGACCTATTCTCATCACCTCCATCCAAACAAAATCTATATTTCttacttttaaatcaatttatcgctctctttttctttgtcaggcctcctcctttctcctcgtcTACCCCCTCCGCGCGGGAGTTGTATCCTGGTGGTTGCACATACTCCTGCTTATCCCAGTCCGACAcccaacctgctcctcctcctcctcctcctcctcctcctgctcctcctcctgctcctgctcctactcctgctcctgctcctgctcctccaccgtTGGCACCATGGCTCATCGGTTGGCTCATGGCTCCGTACTGCCCGCCCCCGCGGTACATCTCTTCCGTCTCATTCGCGAGCTCGTCCTCGTCGATGATGCCGCACTTCTCCTCACTGGTGTCTTCTATGTCTGCCCAAGGTTGCTTCTCTCCGGACGCAAATATTCCTAGGGGAAAATGATATTGTTCGTGGTTTTGAATGATCGGATTACGATTATGCATTCTGCAATCATAGAAAACTATTAGTGGAGAAAGTGTCAAggaaatgtatgtttgtgtgtgagggagagtgagagagtgagagttccagtgtgtgtgtacgtgtttgtgttagtgtgtaacCGGATGGGGTTCTCTTGCGTAACTAGCTAGGTgaaatggggtgtgtgtgtgtgtgtgtgtgtgtgtgtgtgtgtgtgtgtgtgtgtgtgtgtgtgtgtgtgtgtgtgtgtgtgtgtgtgtgtgtgtgtgtgtgtgtgtgtgtgtgtgtgtgtgtgcactacaTAGATATATTTCTATTTCTAGATATATACCATAGAATATGACTCCTCCATAGTGTACGAGTGCAGCTATCAGGAACACGTACTGCCACTCATCACGGGTCTGGAAGTCAGAAGGTCATTCAGTATCCATGCATGCTGTCAATTTAGGATTCCGTGGTGGAAGCCCTGCATAATCCAGAATTACATCCACAGTCCTTTATGGAGTGTTAAGGTGTGAGTTTGTGAGGTCACATCTACCTTGTGTTTAGTCATGGCGCCCACGATGAGGGGACACACCATCCCCGATAAGGTCCCCACACCATTGGAGATACCCATCAGGATGCTAGCGTACCGCGGCGCGATGTCCAGGTGATTGACATTGAAGCCTAAAACAAGGACGATTTTGCCCTGTGTTTTAACGGTGAAGCGACTTTGAGTGCTTTGAAACGCACTATACAAGTTAAATGTATGAAAAGTCCATGTGTCTAAAAATGAACATGATTGCAATATTAAACTATACATCAATTACACAATACTTATAATTTGAATGGGGAAGCCTGTATGACATCTTTCAAATAAGACACTTAAAGAAAGAAtacagtatacatatatatatgtatatatatatatatatatatatatatatatatatatatatatatatatatatatatatatatatatatatatatatacatgtatgtatgacaTTTTTCAAGTAAGACAcctaaaaaaagtatatattatataccagGTAATGCAGGaaacaaaaagaatacaatgaaatatataACACAGGCTTACCTGAGATAGCAAAACCACTGAAACCAACTGCCAGCACCAGGAAGGAGATGGCGACCCCCTTAGTGTGAGAGAAGCCAACCACGAGAAGAAGAGTGGCCTCCATCCCAAATCCtacagcacaaacacatacaatgaAGTGTGAgtacaatgtaaaaaaatatatagatgatttttgaattaaaaaaaaaacacgtttaaAAAACGTGTTTTTAAGGGATGTTTTAAAACCCATTCTAAGGTTGAATTCAAGCTGCACTTAACCAGCCACAAGGCAGCCTCACCTCCACAGTTCATCATCTTCCTGACATTGGTGGTGCTCATGAGGTTGTGAGTCCTCAGATAGTCGGCCAGCTGGCCCCCAATGGGCACCACAATGGTCATTACAAGGTGGGGCAGGGCAGACACCATGCCCACCTGGAATGTGGAGCGAGAGGAAGGTATTAGGTGGAAATCAAAATGCGGAGGTGTAATGTCGCTGAGCAGACATTGCTTTATCAGACTCTTATAGATgtatcgttgttgttgttgttgttggtaaaGGGGGTGGCGGTTGTAGACGGGGTGATTATAGTGTGGTGGATATGATGTTGGTGTCGACTGTTGGGTTGTAAGTGATAATGGTGGTGGAGTTGGCGTGACAATGGTGAATGTGTTGATGATGGTTgtgatggttgtggtggtggtggaggggggggggggggggggtggcggtgtcATTGCTGATGGTGTctatgatggtggtgatggttgtggttgtggtggaggtggttgtggttgAAATGGGATGGGTGGTGGttctagtggtggtggtggtctatTGGTGGTGATgttagtgatggtggtgatggtgttgatgatgctGGTGGTCATGGTTGTGGTTCTGGTGTTGGTGGCCGTTGTAGGGCTGGAGGTGGCTgtagtgggtgggggtggttgttGCAGAGAAAGTGGTGGCAGTGGGGTTATAATTGTTGTTGGTGTATAGTGATACTAACAGACGGAAGGTTTCAAAACTGTTTCAGCGTTAAATCCGCCCAAACTCAATCTCACCTTGCTAATCTCAAAGCCAAAGACCTCTTCAAAGTAGGCAGGCTGGCTGATGAGCAGGAGGTAGAACGTCCAGCTCCTGCAGAAGTTTGCCACAATGATGGCATACACCGGCATGGAGGTGAAGAAAGCCCTCCATGGGGTTTTGAATTTCTGCAACAGAGAGAAAATGTGAGATGATTGGAGTTCAGCTGTGGGGGTGCCCACAGCAACAGGATGGTTTGTGGAGAAGGCCGATGCAGCTAAAAAGCCAAATAGTCAATAGTATGCATTTGCTTGCGTCTGTGCCTGATGTTTGTGCAGATCTATATTATGTGTATATTATTTGCATATAAATTGAAATGAATTCAGCTACATGGAATTAATAAGCCGGTTGCGGTAAAAACTAAGGTTGGGATttaaacatattattattattataaagttaCAAGATAAATGTTGGCGTAGTGCATGACACAAAAAAGTGTTGATTATGGCAACGACAAACACCTGAAGTGGATTGGCGAAGGAAGTGGACTCGCCGATGGCCTCTTCGATgtactccctctcctctgttgTGATGGTTGGGTGAATGGCCGGACTCTCGTACGACACCAGGATCCAGAACAAATACCAGAAGATCCCAAAGCTAcctgggagagggggaaaggacCGGAGACAAGTCAAGAATACAAAATGACAGATTGGAAGGGCCAAGGACCacagagaagaagaagtagaagaccAACTTGTTAAAGAGTAACACACCAACCCTAAAATAAAGCGTTTGAAACAGCACTGTCTCGAGTAAAACATGGATTACTGCAATTGTTGTTTCTATATGGCACCAACTATTGACAGGTGACATCCCTGGGCATTTATTAGCAGCAATCAGAAATGATTAGTGCTTGGTTTgtggtgattggttgttctaAAATAATGACGTAATGGAGTGAACCTAAAGTTGCAATATTGCTCTGACCGCAGacatttttgtcaaataaacatATGGCTGTTACTTAAATAAAGGATTATTAACTATTGGTTCAATTCTTAGGTGTTGACATCTTCTAATGTGTGTTTAAAGACGCTGTAGGTAAGATtggagagttgtaaagagactCACCATCAACCTGAAACAGATATCCTCAACAGCTGCAGGAAGGCAAACTCATCTCTAACTTATTTACCTACCATGATATGGTGTTATTCTTACCAAAAGCACCTCTAAGATACAGCTGAGCAATAGATAGACATGTATATTCTATCCAATCAGGGGTCTGAGAAAAACTAACCATAGACATAGAAAACAGACGGCCAGCCAGTGTACTGCACCAGTATTCCGGCTAGTGGCATGGCCACCACGGCCCCAGCATAGGACCCTGAAAAAAGcacaggagaagaagaaagtcACTTGTTTTGTTGTCATTTCATCACACTTGCTCATGGAGTaaaaggtgggggtggggaatAAATTCAAAAAAGTCGCCATAGACATCAAGCTTTCACATCAAGGTACTGTTGTTGTATATCAGCAGACATTATACTATACTGTATGAAAGGTTGTATCGTCGATCAGACCGAAAGCAGAAAGTGATTggaaggaatgtgtgtgtgtgtgtgtgtgtgtgtgtgtgtgtgtgtgtgtgtgtgtgtgtgtgtgtgtgtgtacgttgtatgtgcatgtgggtTGTCGGGGTGGGATCTTCTGGGCTCCTCACCACAGAAGGCTGTTGTTGCCAGGCGACTCCGCTCCAACGGCGGAGCCCACTTGGCCCAAATACCGTGGCAGGCCGGGTACGATACGCCCTGCACGTGAATAAACAATAtatcagtaacacacacacacacacacacacacacacacacacacacacacacacacacacacacacacacacacacacacaaaggtctATGTGTAATCTACATAtatcactcacatacacattttgtgtactgtgtgcattaaatatatattaacaacACACTGTAGCGTTCACACACCCACTCCTGCAGATATTCCCAACTGTCTAAACCACAGACTGGTAAGTGTGCCTTTTcaaatattcattcattcattcagaggAATGCACGTTTATATACATCAGGGTagtacgtgtgtttgtttgtgtgtgtgtgtatttatgtgtgtgtctgtttgtgtgtctgtgtgtctgtatctgtctgtgggtgtgtgtgtctctaactgTGTGCGGGCTCGTGCATGTCTCGGTGCACACATTTCTGTATGTATGCACTTATGTGTGCgtagtatgtgtgtatgtgtgtacgtgacCGTGTATTGAGTGTTTtgagttactgtgtgtgtgtgcgtgtgtgcgtgtgcgtgtgtgcgtgtgtgtgtgtgtgtgtgcgtgtgtgcgtatgtgcgtg includes these proteins:
- the slc17a7a gene encoding solute carrier family 17 member 7a; translation: MEIRPDRFKAVAGKTLGKIHRLIEKRQPNGETIELSAEGRPEVVVEKEMPVVDCTCFGLPRRYIIAILSGLGFCISFGIRCNLGVAIVSMVNDHTVFKGNKEVLVAAQFSWDPETVGMIHGSFFWGYIVTQIPGGFICRKFAANRVFGFAIVATSTLNMLIPSAARCHYSCVILVRICQGLVEGVSYPACHGIWAKWAPPLERSRLATTAFCGSYAGAVVAMPLAGILVQYTGWPSVFYVYGSFGIFWYLFWILVSYESPAIHPTITTEEREYIEEAIGESTSFANPLQKFKTPWRAFFTSMPVYAIIVANFCRSWTFYLLLISQPAYFEEVFGFEISKVGMVSALPHLVMTIVVPIGGQLADYLRTHNLMSTTNVRKMMNCGGFGMEATLLLVVGFSHTKGVAISFLVLAVGFSGFAISGFNVNHLDIAPRYASILMGISNGVGTLSGMVCPLIVGAMTKHKTRDEWQYVFLIAALVHYGGVIFYGIFASGEKQPWADIEDTSEEKCGIIDEDELANETEEMYRGGGQYGAMSQPMSHGANGGGAGAGAGVGAGAGGGAGGGGGGGGGAGWVSDWDKQEYVQPPGYNSRAEGVDEEKGGGLTKKKRAIN